In a single window of the Candidatus Tisiphia endosymbiont of Nemotelus nigrinus genome:
- the dut gene encoding dUTP diphosphatase, whose protein sequence is MNIKVKRLEHSVDMLPSYATQHSSGMDLIAANIAPITIKPQEANLVPTGICIALPSHLEAQIRPRSGLALKHYITVLNSPGTIDADYRGEIKVILINHAKKDFVIERGMKIAQMVVARYEQILWDEVDVLDETPRGFGGFGSTGKF, encoded by the coding sequence ATGAACATTAAAGTTAAAAGATTAGAACATTCTGTAGATATGTTGCCTAGTTATGCTACCCAGCATAGTTCTGGTATGGATCTAATAGCAGCAAATATTGCTCCAATAACTATAAAACCACAAGAAGCAAATTTGGTACCCACGGGAATTTGTATAGCATTGCCTAGTCATTTAGAAGCTCAAATCAGACCAAGATCAGGTTTAGCACTAAAGCATTATATTACCGTACTAAACTCGCCTGGTACAATTGATGCTGACTATCGTGGAGAGATAAAGGTAATTTTAATTAATCATGCTAAGAAAGATTTTGTAATTGAACGTGGCATGAAAATTGCTCAGATGGTTGTTGCTAGATATGAACAGATATTATGGGATGAGGTGGATGTGTTAGATGAAACACCTAGAGGGTTTGGTGGATTTGGTTCGACTGGAAAATTTTAA
- a CDS encoding MFS transporter encodes MTKPPIQYPVVGFITIFANLGGVFALGVATLVTSYAFSWRYAFLFGAVIAMVGVVARTRLRETPEFADATTRLLNKLKNFGIEKNDITNQKMLNEKLNEKVNIKTILAYLAIEATGPIWFYLVYIHCGTVLKTTFNYSYEQIIGHNLFVAIEELFSGILYTYLSYKIYPMKILKIRLVIFASTIVFLPYLLTNTPSPFYLLLLQFFILLFKTGALPAAPIFYKQFPVFKRFRTVSISFAVGRAIMYVVTSFGLVYLIDCFGNWGIVMLFVPFIVLYGLGLRHFEMLGGCRR; translated from the coding sequence ATGACAAAACCACCAATTCAATATCCTGTTGTTGGTTTTATCACTATATTTGCTAATCTAGGTGGAGTATTTGCTTTAGGTGTTGCGACATTGGTTACTTCATATGCTTTTAGTTGGCGATATGCGTTTTTATTTGGTGCAGTGATTGCCATGGTGGGAGTTGTGGCAAGAACACGCCTTAGAGAGACTCCAGAATTTGCTGATGCAACCACAAGACTACTCAATAAACTTAAAAATTTTGGTATAGAGAAAAATGATATTACTAATCAGAAAATGTTAAATGAGAAGTTAAATGAGAAAGTTAATATAAAAACTATATTAGCTTATTTAGCAATTGAAGCGACTGGACCAATTTGGTTTTATTTGGTATATATACATTGTGGTACTGTACTTAAAACCACCTTTAATTATAGTTATGAACAAATTATTGGACATAACTTGTTTGTTGCAATAGAAGAGCTATTTAGCGGTATTTTATATACTTATTTGAGTTATAAAATATATCCTATGAAAATTTTAAAAATAAGATTAGTAATTTTTGCTAGTACCATTGTATTTTTACCATATTTATTAACTAATACCCCATCGCCTTTTTATTTATTATTATTGCAGTTTTTTATATTGTTATTTAAAACAGGAGCACTGCCAGCGGCTCCAATATTTTATAAGCAATTCCCTGTATTTAAACGTTTTAGAACTGTGAGTATCTCATTCGCTGTGGGGCGGGCAATAATGTATGTTGTTACGTCTTTCGGATTAGTTTATTTAATAGATTGTTTTGGTAATTGGGGAATAGTAATGCTATTTGTTCCATTCATAGTGTTATATGGACTTGGTTTACGTCATTTTGAAATGCTAGGAGGCTGTCGGAGATAA
- the recF gene encoding DNA replication/repair protein RecF (All proteins in this family for which functions are known are DNA-binding proteins that assist the filamentation of RecA onto DNA for the initiation of recombination or recombinational repair.): MNNIYLQKLKLLNYRNFQDLEINTGNNPIILIGENGSGKTNILESISLFSPGRGLRSAKLDDICQRGVDHCSVYGLLHSKLGLAEILTNVKRQSNRRFTEFNGVKIQNNELSKFSAMVWLTPQMDGIFSSGISDRRKFFDRIVYNFNPSHAEIVTKYEYYMHERSKILLQEQVDTNWLGVIEEKMAELSVEIAINRLKILEHIQKTIDDLDNEFPKAILSINGVVEEKISKNYAIDIDFIKKELVGCRIRDRMSNRTNFGVHKSDFIVIHKEKNALTKHCSTGEQKAVLIAIILAQVNYAIKENIAMPILLLDEVFVHLDKKRREYLIDLFLELGLQLWVTATDLNGIESLTKKAELIKL, translated from the coding sequence ATTAATAACATTTACTTACAAAAATTAAAACTACTAAATTACCGTAATTTTCAGGATTTAGAGATTAACACTGGTAATAACCCTATTATATTAATAGGAGAAAATGGTAGTGGCAAAACTAACATTCTAGAATCAATATCACTATTTTCACCTGGTAGAGGTTTAAGATCAGCCAAATTAGATGATATTTGTCAAAGAGGGGTAGATCATTGTTCGGTTTATGGGCTATTGCATAGTAAACTTGGCTTAGCTGAAATTTTAACAAATGTAAAACGTCAATCTAATAGGCGATTTACAGAGTTTAACGGTGTTAAAATACAAAATAATGAACTGAGCAAGTTTTCTGCTATGGTTTGGCTTACTCCCCAAATGGATGGTATTTTTTCTTCCGGTATTAGTGATAGACGTAAATTCTTTGACAGGATTGTTTATAATTTTAACCCATCTCATGCAGAAATAGTTACTAAATATGAATATTATATGCATGAACGCAGTAAAATCCTATTACAAGAGCAAGTTGATACAAATTGGCTTGGAGTAATTGAGGAAAAAATGGCAGAATTATCGGTTGAGATCGCTATTAACAGGTTGAAAATTTTAGAACATATTCAAAAAACTATTGATGATTTGGATAATGAGTTCCCTAAAGCTATTTTATCAATTAATGGAGTTGTAGAAGAAAAAATATCAAAAAATTATGCTATAGATATTGATTTTATAAAAAAAGAATTAGTGGGATGTCGTATTCGTGATAGAATGTCTAATCGTACTAATTTTGGAGTTCATAAAAGTGATTTTATAGTTATTCATAAAGAAAAAAATGCCCTAACTAAACACTGTTCTACCGGTGAACAGAAGGCTGTGCTCATTGCAATAATACTTGCCCAAGTTAATTATGCTATTAAAGAAAATATCGCTATGCCTATTTTACTGTTAGATGAGGTTTTTGTCCATCTTGATAAAAAAAGGAGAGAATATTTGATTGATCTTTTTCTAGAATTAGGATTACAACTATGGGTAACTGCCACTGACTTAAATGGTATAGAGTCTTTAACAAAAAAAGCAGAGTTAATAAAATTATAG
- a CDS encoding NADH-quinone oxidoreductase subunit C → MEAIIDNLIKNQGLEITVLPVQLNGSNIHFSAYKSTIESLVSFLSLIKQSEDLRFTVLTDLFAADFLNRSRRFEVVYNLLSLKLNKRILVKVEVGENDIIPSVTKIFSAACWYEREAYDMFGVNFAGSHDIRRILTDYDFVGHPLRKDFPLTGYVQVKYDDTLAKVVYEPVKLDQPYREFDFSSGWKGPNYVLPGDEKANKHI, encoded by the coding sequence ATGGAAGCGATTATTGATAATTTAATAAAAAATCAAGGACTTGAGATAACTGTATTACCTGTACAGTTAAATGGTTCAAATATACATTTTTCTGCATATAAATCTACTATAGAAAGTCTGGTATCATTTTTATCGTTAATTAAGCAATCTGAGGATTTACGTTTTACTGTGTTGACAGATTTGTTTGCTGCCGATTTCTTGAACCGTTCTAGACGGTTTGAAGTGGTATATAATTTACTAAGTCTTAAATTAAATAAACGTATATTAGTTAAAGTTGAGGTTGGAGAAAATGATATAATTCCTTCAGTTACCAAAATCTTTAGTGCTGCTTGCTGGTATGAACGTGAAGCATATGATATGTTTGGAGTGAATTTTGCTGGGAGTCATGATATTCGTCGTATTCTAACAGATTATGATTTTGTTGGACACCCTCTTAGAAAAGATTTTCCATTAACTGGTTACGTGCAAGTTAAATATGATGATACTCTGGCAAAAGTAGTATATGAGCCAGTTAAACTTGATCAGCCATATAGAGAATTTGATTTTTCATCAGGTTGGAAAGGGCCGAATTATGTATTACCTGGGGATGAGAAAGCAAATAAACATATATGA
- the tsaB gene encoding tRNA (adenosine(37)-N6)-threonylcarbamoyltransferase complex dimerization subunit type 1 TsaB, which produces MKILAFDTVNNSASVAISEDKIILAYIEDLRPSMQAEKIVPMIEEALRIAKLSYHDLNYLAVTNGPGSFTGIRIGLSVAKGILLSTNIIGSTISNFELSWWRATRQVKNYNKNVVLKFFIFFNAYREQLYSQVFDQDGQVSIPLLISYDQAVQLLNIEDNTIKVCAGNGVGMIYDKIRDKKNVIILPRFTRVKALYICQYIADKIAIQYKFSNSIEPLYIRLADVKVK; this is translated from the coding sequence ATGAAAATTTTAGCATTTGATACAGTAAATAATAGTGCATCTGTTGCGATTTCTGAAGATAAAATTATTCTAGCATATATTGAGGATTTAAGACCATCTATGCAGGCTGAAAAGATTGTGCCAATGATTGAAGAAGCTTTGAGAATAGCAAAGCTTTCTTACCATGACTTAAATTATCTAGCCGTTACAAACGGCCCCGGTAGTTTTACTGGTATTAGAATAGGATTATCAGTGGCAAAAGGAATTTTGCTCAGTACAAATATAATAGGTAGCACTATATCTAATTTTGAGCTTTCTTGGTGGAGAGCTACTAGGCAAGTAAAAAACTATAATAAAAATGTTGTTCTTAAATTTTTTATTTTTTTTAATGCATATAGAGAGCAATTATATAGCCAAGTTTTTGACCAAGATGGACAAGTATCTATTCCTTTACTGATAAGTTATGACCAAGCTGTGCAACTATTAAATATAGAAGATAATACTATTAAGGTCTGTGCCGGTAATGGGGTAGGGATGATATACGATAAAATTAGGGATAAAAAAAACGTAATAATTTTACCGCGTTTTACTAGAGTTAAGGCGTTGTATATATGTCAATATATAGCTGATAAAATAGCTATACAGTATAAGTTTTCTAACTCTATAGAACCGTTATATATTAGACTAGCTGATGTGAAGGTTAAATAG
- a CDS encoding O-antigen ligase family protein, with the protein MIQSLFYILVTLFPAVGLIAGFSAAVIVPIWLLTILIALSDKIFINLQYATIKKTLLSNWKLELLFCLWCLITNFYSLNYPSSLLNYLQVFLIALIGFIVNSHIDKLPINVTKIKIYFIIGIMLAIALFFVEYSSHGIITEAFRTTFQPKSSGKFFLFLLDRGCSLLSVLSWLLIAILILYHKYLLALIYYLLIFYLLSISDSLASFLAFAIGGLVFLTNRLLASKSLQSIFLKLFTLAMLTGSIMMPIISYKIQPYYASEHYAKFLPDSAKHRVFIWHFVAKQIIKKPILGHGFASSRNFKVDKEQMVSYHQWTWSPFPLHPHNNIMQILFETGLIGFILFLSLIYKYIQKISNISLVQSHKSAKMNLTGEEMDIDTLNYKSVAYACFINYYIIGMISFNIWQIWWVCSAFGAVILLKLLLRRATTNR; encoded by the coding sequence ATGATACAATCTCTGTTTTATATTTTAGTAACGCTATTTCCAGCAGTTGGATTAATTGCTGGTTTTTCTGCGGCAGTGATAGTTCCTATTTGGTTATTAACTATATTAATTGCTTTATCAGATAAAATATTTATTAATTTGCAATATGCCACTATTAAAAAAACTTTGCTATCCAATTGGAAATTGGAATTACTATTTTGTCTTTGGTGTCTTATAACAAATTTTTATTCACTCAACTATCCCTCTTCTTTACTTAATTATCTACAAGTTTTTTTGATTGCTTTAATAGGATTTATCGTAAATAGCCATATTGACAAATTACCTATCAATGTAACCAAAATAAAAATATATTTTATTATAGGAATAATGCTGGCAATTGCTCTATTCTTTGTAGAATACTCTTCTCATGGTATTATAACAGAAGCTTTCCGCACTACTTTCCAGCCAAAATCTTCCGGTAAGTTCTTTTTATTCCTTCTTGATCGTGGCTGTTCTTTATTATCGGTTCTTTCCTGGCTACTTATTGCTATATTGATACTATATCATAAATATCTATTAGCACTAATATATTATCTATTAATTTTTTATTTATTATCTATCTCTGATAGTTTGGCAAGCTTTTTAGCATTTGCCATAGGTGGGTTAGTATTTTTAACAAATAGATTGTTAGCATCCAAATCTCTACAATCTATTTTTTTGAAATTATTTACCTTGGCTATGCTTACCGGTTCAATAATGATGCCGATAATTTCCTATAAAATACAACCATATTATGCATCAGAGCATTATGCTAAGTTTTTACCAGATTCTGCCAAGCATCGTGTGTTTATTTGGCATTTTGTTGCCAAGCAAATTATCAAAAAACCAATTTTAGGTCATGGATTTGCTTCTTCAAGAAATTTTAAAGTTGATAAAGAACAAATGGTTAGCTATCACCAATGGACTTGGTCACCCTTTCCTCTACATCCACATAATAATATAATGCAAATTTTATTTGAGACGGGCTTAATAGGTTTTATACTATTTTTATCTTTAATTTATAAATATATTCAAAAAATTAGTAATATAAGCTTAGTGCAGTCTCATAAAAGTGCTAAGATGAATTTAACTGGTGAGGAGATGGATATAGATACGTTAAATTACAAGTCTGTTGCCTATGCTTGCTTTATAAATTATTATATAATAGGTATGATTTCATTTAATATTTGGCAAATATGGTGGGTTTGCAGTGCTTTTGGGGCAGTTATTTTGCTTAAATTACTATTACGTCGAGCAACGACAAATAGATAA
- the yidD gene encoding membrane protein insertion efficiency factor YidD: protein MKHRFNLLLIFIWFYQFFISPLLGVNCRFYPSCSEYAKSAIMIHGNIKGLWLFIKRIIRCNPFCHGGCDHVPNQIEQDD from the coding sequence ATGAAACATCGCTTTAATTTATTACTTATATTTATTTGGTTTTATCAATTTTTTATCTCTCCCCTACTTGGTGTCAATTGCCGTTTTTATCCATCATGTTCAGAATATGCTAAGTCGGCAATAATGATACATGGCAATATTAAAGGATTATGGTTGTTTATTAAGAGAATAATAAGGTGTAATCCTTTTTGTCATGGGGGATGTGACCATGTGCCTAATCAGATAGAACAGGACGATTAG
- a CDS encoding NADH-quinone oxidoreductase subunit A, with protein sequence MLETSHILQEYLPIAVFFAIAVVLSLIIVTLPRLLSPRKYNKAKLDSYECGFEPFSDARSKFDVRFYLVAILFIIFDLEVAFLMPWAITLGKIGKFGFFSMMFFLFVLTVGFIYEWKKGALDWE encoded by the coding sequence ATGTTGGAAACATCACATATATTACAGGAATATTTGCCTATAGCGGTATTTTTTGCTATAGCAGTAGTTTTGTCGTTGATAATAGTTACATTACCGAGACTATTGAGTCCTCGAAAATATAATAAAGCTAAGTTGGATAGTTACGAATGCGGGTTTGAACCTTTTAGCGATGCTAGAAGTAAATTTGACGTACGTTTTTATCTAGTAGCTATTTTATTTATTATTTTTGACTTAGAAGTAGCCTTTTTGATGCCATGGGCTATTACTCTTGGAAAAATTGGTAAATTTGGTTTTTTTTCAATGATGTTTTTCTTATTCGTACTTACTGTTGGTTTTATATATGAATGGAAAAAAGGAGCCTTAGATTGGGAATAA
- the ctrA gene encoding response regulator transcription factor CtrA codes for MRVLLVEDNSDIASSIELTLASEGIICEVVEFGAEGIEIAKVYNYDLIILDLMLPDISGFEVLLRLRSAKVKTPILILSGLTTVDQKIKGLTCGADDYITKPFNREELIARIYAIVRRSKGHSESVVRFDKVSIHLDTRIVEVDGKKVHLTNKEYAILELLVLRRGTVLNKEMFLDHLYSSVDEPEIKIIDVFVCKLRKKLADAAGGTNYIDTVWGRGYMLKEYDEQEPILHHF; via the coding sequence ATGAGGGTGCTGTTAGTAGAAGATAATAGTGACATAGCTAGCTCTATTGAATTAACGTTAGCTTCAGAAGGAATTATTTGTGAAGTGGTAGAGTTTGGTGCAGAGGGGATAGAAATAGCTAAAGTTTACAATTATGATTTAATTATTTTAGACCTTATGCTGCCAGATATTAGCGGATTTGAGGTCCTGCTGAGATTACGTTCCGCTAAAGTAAAAACACCTATATTGATTTTATCGGGTCTTACTACAGTTGATCAAAAAATTAAAGGTCTTACATGTGGGGCAGATGATTATATCACAAAACCATTTAACCGCGAAGAGTTAATTGCTCGTATTTATGCAATTGTTCGTCGTTCTAAAGGACACTCTGAGTCAGTGGTTAGGTTTGACAAGGTAAGTATTCATCTTGATACCAGAATTGTAGAAGTTGATGGCAAAAAGGTCCATTTAACAAACAAGGAATATGCTATTTTAGAATTGTTGGTATTGCGTAGGGGAACGGTATTGAATAAGGAGATGTTCTTAGATCATCTGTATAGTAGTGTTGATGAACCAGAGATTAAAATTATAGACGTATTTGTCTGCAAATTACGCAAGAAGTTGGCTGATGCTGCTGGTGGTACAAACTACATTGATACAGTATGGGGACGTGGTTACATGTTAAAAGAATATGATGAACAAGAACCAATATTGCATCATTTTTAA
- a CDS encoding MFS transporter produces MYQGKQNNLTKEQKEAIGLLSMGTFLEYFDLMLYIHMAVFLNELFFPQTDLHNASIMSSFAICSTFIFRPVGAALFGWIGDKVGRKATVVVTTFMMSCSCLLMFILPTYVQIGVTATVLITICRIVQGI; encoded by the coding sequence GTGTATCAAGGAAAACAAAATAATCTAACCAAGGAACAGAAAGAAGCGATTGGGTTGCTGTCTATGGGAACATTTTTGGAGTATTTTGATTTGATGCTCTATATACATATGGCAGTATTTCTTAATGAGTTATTTTTTCCACAAACTGATCTGCATAATGCTAGTATTATGTCATCTTTTGCCATCTGTTCTACTTTTATTTTTAGACCAGTTGGTGCTGCGCTATTTGGTTGGATAGGTGATAAAGTAGGCCGCAAGGCTACGGTAGTTGTCACAACTTTCATGATGTCATGTTCTTGTTTGCTGATGTTTATTTTGCCTACTTATGTTCAAATTGGTGTTACTGCTACGGTATTAATCACTATTTGTCGGATAGTACAAGGCATATAA
- a CDS encoding transposase, which translates to MSKIIGLDVSKKWLDICLYESNNKPIYNRFSNDKLGHEELIKLTKEQEIKLIVCEPTGGYEADICQKLYNNKQQVHKVNTYSFNSFSKSVNLCKTDKKDAFKLAYYGDKMQLSANYLYQVESDTLKRYQQRREDLVLMLSNEKKRLHHSIDGIDKKSIEKLIKFLQNEIAELDKKLSEVIDESEELKEKVKILESVPGIGKCVAKKLISFLPELGNKNYSSNELSAIVGIAPYARDSGNKQGRRFIRGGRKIPRYALYMAVLAGKNGVKNGFQYLKALYDRLVNNFKPKKVAIVACMRKLLEVCHKLIQQKRCFVI; encoded by the coding sequence ATGAGTAAAATAATAGGTCTAGATGTAAGTAAAAAATGGTTAGATATATGTTTATATGAGTCTAACAATAAACCGATATATAATCGTTTTTCCAACGATAAGTTAGGGCATGAAGAACTGATAAAATTAACAAAAGAACAAGAAATTAAGCTAATAGTATGTGAACCTACTGGAGGTTATGAAGCGGATATTTGCCAAAAATTGTATAATAATAAACAACAGGTACATAAAGTCAATACATATAGCTTTAATTCATTTAGTAAATCGGTGAATTTGTGTAAAACTGATAAGAAGGACGCATTTAAATTAGCATATTATGGCGATAAGATGCAGCTTTCAGCTAATTATTTATATCAAGTTGAATCCGATACTTTGAAGAGATATCAGCAAAGGCGAGAAGATTTAGTATTAATGCTTAGCAATGAAAAGAAGAGGCTACATCATAGTATTGATGGTATTGATAAAAAGAGTATAGAAAAGCTCATTAAATTTTTACAGAATGAAATAGCTGAGCTTGATAAAAAATTAAGTGAAGTAATAGATGAGTCAGAAGAGTTGAAAGAGAAGGTAAAAATATTAGAGAGTGTGCCTGGTATTGGTAAATGCGTAGCTAAAAAACTAATTAGTTTTTTACCTGAATTAGGGAATAAAAATTATAGTAGTAATGAATTGTCAGCAATTGTAGGGATAGCTCCTTATGCCCGTGATAGTGGTAATAAGCAAGGACGAAGATTTATTAGAGGTGGCAGAAAAATACCACGATATGCTTTATATATGGCGGTATTGGCTGGTAAAAACGGTGTCAAAAATGGTTTTCAATATTTGAAAGCTTTATATGATAGGCTTGTTAACAATTTTAAACCTAAAAAGGTTGCTATAGTTGCATGCATGCGTAAACTACTTGAAGTATGCCATAAACTTATTCAACAAAAACGTTGTTTTGTTATTTAG
- a CDS encoding DUF2155 domain-containing protein: protein MGFLCVLSPYGQAEDTVQNIEFFDTTDEDSNKLEIKDNNLSSIPNNAENSELKTCTLAKIIALNKITATSKEMLLKPNEPQYFGNIQIKLHKCIKNLDPYNGDNYMLLTIIEHKIDEDPMLIFQGWLILSSISVSTFEHPIYEIFAKDCL, encoded by the coding sequence ATGGGGTTTTTATGCGTTCTTTCTCCTTATGGACAAGCCGAAGATACTGTCCAAAATATAGAATTTTTTGATACTACCGATGAAGATAGTAACAAGTTAGAAATTAAAGACAACAACTTATCCAGTATACCAAATAATGCTGAAAATTCAGAATTAAAAACTTGCACTTTAGCTAAGATTATTGCTTTAAATAAAATTACCGCAACATCAAAGGAGATGTTATTAAAGCCTAATGAACCACAATATTTTGGTAATATTCAAATTAAACTTCATAAATGCATAAAAAACCTTGATCCTTACAATGGCGATAATTATATGCTATTAACCATTATAGAGCATAAGATTGATGAAGACCCTATGTTAATTTTTCAAGGATGGCTTATCTTATCAAGCATTTCAGTCTCCACCTTTGAACACCCAATTTATGAAATTTTTGCTAAAGATTGTTTATAA
- a CDS encoding DUF5394 family protein, producing the protein MEEDNKKPKDSRKLADQIKDALVGITNEDELSSDEAMEIFNELSANDAFEQEIEQILACLNEQTMDLTKLQTQIIILIQKYLGKLNNKKLNLKIDEKLISKNIAEVSSYLMQQHSLLVKEANRGLIKSKDNLQGISKQSRLEARRLVKNFALYQVYKFMNPKRIAGETKKENFAYNMIKGGIDLAKQYEGGSKSDVKSYSPEFIKKLNQAHQKFKSGGKTIY; encoded by the coding sequence ATGGAAGAAGACAACAAAAAACCAAAGGACTCTAGAAAGTTAGCAGACCAAATTAAGGATGCGTTAGTAGGTATCACTAATGAGGATGAACTTAGCTCCGATGAGGCGATGGAAATTTTCAATGAGTTAAGTGCAAACGATGCTTTCGAACAAGAGATAGAACAAATATTAGCTTGTCTTAATGAGCAAACAATGGATCTGACAAAATTACAGACACAGATTATCATATTAATACAAAAATATTTGGGCAAACTCAATAATAAGAAATTAAATCTTAAAATTGATGAAAAACTTATCAGTAAGAATATTGCTGAAGTAAGTAGTTACTTGATGCAACAACATTCGCTATTGGTAAAAGAAGCTAACCGAGGGTTGATAAAATCAAAAGATAATTTACAAGGTATAAGCAAGCAATCTAGATTGGAAGCAAGACGTTTAGTTAAAAATTTTGCTTTATATCAAGTTTATAAGTTTATGAATCCTAAAAGAATAGCTGGAGAAACAAAAAAAGAAAATTTTGCTTATAATATGATTAAAGGCGGGATAGATTTAGCCAAACAATATGAAGGCGGATCAAAAAGTGATGTCAAATCATATTCTCCAGAATTTATCAAAAAATTAAACCAGGCTCATCAGAAATTTAAGAGTGGTGGGAAGACAATTTATTGA
- a CDS encoding NuoB/complex I 20 kDa subunit family protein → MKAEIDLYDQDKLLAEEISNRGFLITKLDDLLGWARSNSLWPMSFGLACCAVEMMQAASSRYDMDRFGMLFRPSPRQSDLMIVAGTLTNKMAPALRKVYDQMTEPKWVLSMGSCANGGGYYHYSYSVVRGCDQIVPVDVYVPGCPPTAEALIYGLMQLQRKIRRTTRFKNISV, encoded by the coding sequence ATGAAAGCAGAAATAGATTTATATGATCAAGATAAGCTACTTGCAGAAGAAATCTCAAATCGGGGCTTCTTGATAACTAAACTTGATGATTTGCTAGGCTGGGCTAGATCTAATTCGCTTTGGCCTATGAGTTTTGGTCTTGCTTGCTGTGCAGTAGAAATGATGCAAGCTGCTTCTAGCCGTTACGATATGGATCGTTTTGGTATGTTATTTAGACCTAGTCCACGTCAATCTGATCTAATGATAGTTGCAGGAACCTTAACCAATAAGATGGCTCCGGCTCTTAGAAAAGTTTATGACCAAATGACTGAGCCTAAATGGGTTCTGTCAATGGGAAGTTGTGCCAATGGTGGTGGTTATTACCACTATTCCTACTCGGTAGTGCGTGGCTGTGATCAGATTGTTCCGGTAGACGTATATGTACCAGGTTGCCCTCCGACCGCTGAAGCTTTGATTTATGGTTTAATGCAGCTACAAAGGAAAATTAGAAGGACTACTAGATTTAAGAATATTAGTGTATAA